Proteins found in one Takifugu rubripes chromosome 17, fTakRub1.2, whole genome shotgun sequence genomic segment:
- the LOC105418385 gene encoding uncharacterized protein isoform X6, with protein sequence MGLAAAAFLLLLIAPVLQAQYTRSWGVKYTNGHIFAVKGSTVNISCTYIYPWYHKVTDKFWFLKKRIPNFENLMSIPEYSGRVENICDDKINRCTLIIRNLTESDSTVYMFRFITDQDGKYYGKTGVSLRVSDLQVIGSTQNLSCGTCSLTPQQNCNLFKTEQKILGNIYYAAPEDNILTDDCTCRIEEIGHSGVSVEAATSTSTEICVVKGSTVDISCNCKYPSWLPYGDTFWVIKASDVELSSNSHHSYTCFKEYLYYQSKYNYRLTVRITNVHKNDSAVYKFMIRTNTGGWRLTGETGVRLTVPDPVLQVRVSRQESSNRNELTCQSQCGASLYSYIWYKNDEKVDGATRIHDVSLSINSSARYSCTVIGYESFRSPAVYAPEGPLVSVSPSGEVEEDTTITLNCSSDANPAANYSWYKEGENSSKSSEQNFVITQVTAKDSGRYSCRVWKLLGHSESTVNVTVVPVWPWKLAAIGSGVGIFLIGLTGVFVVLFRKKNTHKKSVETKVDISSKLEEEYTSIHFPKAQTDLCSNVKTSGHLEPKHVEEEDVQYSEVSFHRFSSAPRTTGAVDSTDAIYSTVK encoded by the exons TTCTACAGGCTCAGTATACCAGGAGTTGGGGGGTGAAGTACACCAATGGTCACATCTTTGCTGTCAAAGGATCAACAGTCAACATCAGCTGCACCTATATTTACCCATGGTATCATAAAGTTACAGATAAATTCTGGTTCCTAAAAAAGAGGATTCCTAATTTTGAGAATCTGATGTCAATCCCAGAGTATTCAGGTCGTGTTGAGAATATCTGTGATGACAAGATCAACAGATGTACTCTGATCATCAGAAACTTGACAGAGAGCGACTCAACTGTTTACATGTTCAGATTCATAACTGATCAAGATGGGAAGTATTATGGTAAAACTGGAGTCAGTCTGAGGGTCTCAG atCTTCAGGTGATCGGATCAACTCAGAATCTGAGCTGTGGCACCTGTTCTCTGACACCTCAACAAAACTGTAACTTGTTCAAGACTGAACAAAAGATCCTTGGAAACATTTATTATGCAGCTCCAGAAGACAATATTCTTACAGACGACTGCACCTGTAGGATAGAAGAAATAGGACATTCTG gtgtgaGTGTAGAGGCAGCGACTTCCACTTCTACTGAAATCTGTGTTGTCAAAGGATCAACAGTCGACATCAGCTGCAACTGCAAATATCCAAGCTGGTTACCATACGGTGATACTTTCTGGGTTATAAAAGCTTCTGATGTGGAACTCAGCTCCAACTCACATCATTCATATACGTGCTTTAAAGAGTATTTATATTATCAGTCAAAGTACAACTACAGACTTACTGTGAGGATCACAAATGTGCATAAGAACGACTCAGCTGTCTACAAGTTCATGAtcagaacaaacacaggtgGTTGGAGATTAACTGGTGAAACTGGAGTCAGACTGACTGTACCAG ACCCAGTGCTGCAGGTACGTGTGAGTAGACaagagagcagcaacaggaatgAGCTGACGTGTCAGAGTCAGTGTGGAGCGTCTCTTTATTCTTACATATGGTACAAGAATGATGAGAAAGTTGACGGTGCCACAAGAATTCATGATGTTTCCCTGAGTATAAATTCTTCAGCCAGATATTCCTGCACTGTTATAGGATACGAATCCTTCCGCTCTCCTGCAGTGT ATGCTCCTGAAGGTCCATTAGTGTCAGTGAGTCCCTCTGGTGAGGTTGAGGAGGACACTACAATCACCCTGAACTGTAGCTCTGATGCTAACCCGGCAGCTAATTACAGCTGGTACAAGGAGGGTGAAAACTCATCAAAATCATCAGAGCAGAACTTCGTCATCACTCAGGTCACAGCCAAAGACAGTGGACGTTATTCCTGTCGAGTCTGGAAGCTGTTAGGACACAGTGAGTCTACAGTGAATGTGACTGTTGTCCCAg TTTGGCCATGGAAACTGGCAGCCATCGGATCAGGTGTTGGGATTTTCCTTATTGGACTTACAGGagtctttgttgttttgtttag GAAGAAGAACACACATAAGAAGTCAGTAGAGACAAAAGTG GATATATCCAGTaagctggaggaggaatatACCAGCATCCACTTCCCCAAAGCCCAGACAGATCTGTGCTCCAACGTCAAAACATCTGGACACCTCGAGCCAAAACatgtggaggaagaagatgtgCAGTACTCTGAAGTCAGTTTTCACAGATTCAGCTCTGCCCCGAG
- the LOC105418385 gene encoding hemicentin-2-like isoform X3, giving the protein MGLAAAAFLLLLIAPVLQAQYTRSWGVKYTNGHIFAVKGSTVNISCTYIYPWYHKVTDKFWFLKKRIPNFENLMSIPEYSGRVENICDDKINRCTLIIRNLTESDSTVYMFRFITDQDGKYYGKTGVSLRVSDLQVIGSTQNLSCGTCSLTPQQNCNLFKTEQKILGNIYYAAPEDNILTDDCTCRIEEIGHSGVSVEAATSTSTEICVVKGSTVDISCNCKYPSWLPYGDTFWVIKASDVELSSNSHHSYTCFKEYLYYQSKYNYRLTVRITNVHKNDSAVYKFMIRTNTGGWRLTGETGVRLTVPDPVLQVRVSRQESSNRNELTCQSQCGASLYSYIWYKNDEKVDGATRIHDVSLSINSSARYSCTVIGYESFRSPAVYAPEGPLVSVSPSGEVEEDTTITLNCSSDANPAANYSWYKEGENSSKSSEQNFVITQVTAKDSGRYSCRVWKLLGHSESTVNVTVVPVWPWKLAAIGSGVGIFLIGLTGVFVVLFRIYPVSWRRNIPASTSPKPRQICAPTSKHLDTSSQNMWRKKMCSTLKSVFTDSALPRGQLVPWTVLMQSTAQSSRNLSFVFLSSDVVVGEMSHQKHF; this is encoded by the exons TTCTACAGGCTCAGTATACCAGGAGTTGGGGGGTGAAGTACACCAATGGTCACATCTTTGCTGTCAAAGGATCAACAGTCAACATCAGCTGCACCTATATTTACCCATGGTATCATAAAGTTACAGATAAATTCTGGTTCCTAAAAAAGAGGATTCCTAATTTTGAGAATCTGATGTCAATCCCAGAGTATTCAGGTCGTGTTGAGAATATCTGTGATGACAAGATCAACAGATGTACTCTGATCATCAGAAACTTGACAGAGAGCGACTCAACTGTTTACATGTTCAGATTCATAACTGATCAAGATGGGAAGTATTATGGTAAAACTGGAGTCAGTCTGAGGGTCTCAG atCTTCAGGTGATCGGATCAACTCAGAATCTGAGCTGTGGCACCTGTTCTCTGACACCTCAACAAAACTGTAACTTGTTCAAGACTGAACAAAAGATCCTTGGAAACATTTATTATGCAGCTCCAGAAGACAATATTCTTACAGACGACTGCACCTGTAGGATAGAAGAAATAGGACATTCTG gtgtgaGTGTAGAGGCAGCGACTTCCACTTCTACTGAAATCTGTGTTGTCAAAGGATCAACAGTCGACATCAGCTGCAACTGCAAATATCCAAGCTGGTTACCATACGGTGATACTTTCTGGGTTATAAAAGCTTCTGATGTGGAACTCAGCTCCAACTCACATCATTCATATACGTGCTTTAAAGAGTATTTATATTATCAGTCAAAGTACAACTACAGACTTACTGTGAGGATCACAAATGTGCATAAGAACGACTCAGCTGTCTACAAGTTCATGAtcagaacaaacacaggtgGTTGGAGATTAACTGGTGAAACTGGAGTCAGACTGACTGTACCAG ACCCAGTGCTGCAGGTACGTGTGAGTAGACaagagagcagcaacaggaatgAGCTGACGTGTCAGAGTCAGTGTGGAGCGTCTCTTTATTCTTACATATGGTACAAGAATGATGAGAAAGTTGACGGTGCCACAAGAATTCATGATGTTTCCCTGAGTATAAATTCTTCAGCCAGATATTCCTGCACTGTTATAGGATACGAATCCTTCCGCTCTCCTGCAGTGT ATGCTCCTGAAGGTCCATTAGTGTCAGTGAGTCCCTCTGGTGAGGTTGAGGAGGACACTACAATCACCCTGAACTGTAGCTCTGATGCTAACCCGGCAGCTAATTACAGCTGGTACAAGGAGGGTGAAAACTCATCAAAATCATCAGAGCAGAACTTCGTCATCACTCAGGTCACAGCCAAAGACAGTGGACGTTATTCCTGTCGAGTCTGGAAGCTGTTAGGACACAGTGAGTCTACAGTGAATGTGACTGTTGTCCCAg TTTGGCCATGGAAACTGGCAGCCATCGGATCAGGTGTTGGGATTTTCCTTATTGGACTTACAGGagtctttgttgttttgtttag GATATATCCAGTaagctggaggaggaatatACCAGCATCCACTTCCCCAAAGCCCAGACAGATCTGTGCTCCAACGTCAAAACATCTGGACACCTCGAGCCAAAACatgtggaggaagaagatgtgCAGTACTCTGAAGTCAGTTTTCACAGATTCAGCTCTGCCCCGAG
- the LOC105418385 gene encoding uncharacterized protein isoform X4, giving the protein MGLAAAAFLLLLIAPVLQAQYTRSWGVKYTNGHIFAVKGSTVNISCTYIYPWYHKVTDKFWFLKKRIPNFENLMSIPEYSGRVENICDDKINRCTLIIRNLTESDSTVYMFRFITDQDGKYYGKTGVSLRVSDLQVIGSTQNLSCGTCSLTPQQNCNLFKTEQKILGNIYYAAPEDNILTDDCTCRIEEIGHSGVSVEAATSTSTEICVVKGSTVDISCNCKYPSWLPYGDTFWVIKASDVELSSNSHHSYTCFKEYLYYQSKYNYRLTVRITNVHKNDSAVYKFMIRTNTGGWRLTGETGVRLTVPDPVLQVRVSRQESSNRNELTCQSQCGASLYSYIWYKNDEKVDGATRIHDVSLSINSSARYSCTVIGYESFRSPAVYAPEGPLVSVSPSGEVEEDTTITLNCSSDANPAANYSWYKEGENSSKSSEQNFVITQVTAKDSGRYSCRVWKLLGHSESTVNVTVVPVWPWKLAAIGSGVGIFLIGLTGVFVVLFRIYPVSWRRNIPASTSPKPRQICAPTSKHLDTSSQNMWRKKMCSTLKSVFTDSALPRGQLVPRTVLMQSTAQSSRNLSFVFLSSDVVLLVK; this is encoded by the exons TTCTACAGGCTCAGTATACCAGGAGTTGGGGGGTGAAGTACACCAATGGTCACATCTTTGCTGTCAAAGGATCAACAGTCAACATCAGCTGCACCTATATTTACCCATGGTATCATAAAGTTACAGATAAATTCTGGTTCCTAAAAAAGAGGATTCCTAATTTTGAGAATCTGATGTCAATCCCAGAGTATTCAGGTCGTGTTGAGAATATCTGTGATGACAAGATCAACAGATGTACTCTGATCATCAGAAACTTGACAGAGAGCGACTCAACTGTTTACATGTTCAGATTCATAACTGATCAAGATGGGAAGTATTATGGTAAAACTGGAGTCAGTCTGAGGGTCTCAG atCTTCAGGTGATCGGATCAACTCAGAATCTGAGCTGTGGCACCTGTTCTCTGACACCTCAACAAAACTGTAACTTGTTCAAGACTGAACAAAAGATCCTTGGAAACATTTATTATGCAGCTCCAGAAGACAATATTCTTACAGACGACTGCACCTGTAGGATAGAAGAAATAGGACATTCTG gtgtgaGTGTAGAGGCAGCGACTTCCACTTCTACTGAAATCTGTGTTGTCAAAGGATCAACAGTCGACATCAGCTGCAACTGCAAATATCCAAGCTGGTTACCATACGGTGATACTTTCTGGGTTATAAAAGCTTCTGATGTGGAACTCAGCTCCAACTCACATCATTCATATACGTGCTTTAAAGAGTATTTATATTATCAGTCAAAGTACAACTACAGACTTACTGTGAGGATCACAAATGTGCATAAGAACGACTCAGCTGTCTACAAGTTCATGAtcagaacaaacacaggtgGTTGGAGATTAACTGGTGAAACTGGAGTCAGACTGACTGTACCAG ACCCAGTGCTGCAGGTACGTGTGAGTAGACaagagagcagcaacaggaatgAGCTGACGTGTCAGAGTCAGTGTGGAGCGTCTCTTTATTCTTACATATGGTACAAGAATGATGAGAAAGTTGACGGTGCCACAAGAATTCATGATGTTTCCCTGAGTATAAATTCTTCAGCCAGATATTCCTGCACTGTTATAGGATACGAATCCTTCCGCTCTCCTGCAGTGT ATGCTCCTGAAGGTCCATTAGTGTCAGTGAGTCCCTCTGGTGAGGTTGAGGAGGACACTACAATCACCCTGAACTGTAGCTCTGATGCTAACCCGGCAGCTAATTACAGCTGGTACAAGGAGGGTGAAAACTCATCAAAATCATCAGAGCAGAACTTCGTCATCACTCAGGTCACAGCCAAAGACAGTGGACGTTATTCCTGTCGAGTCTGGAAGCTGTTAGGACACAGTGAGTCTACAGTGAATGTGACTGTTGTCCCAg TTTGGCCATGGAAACTGGCAGCCATCGGATCAGGTGTTGGGATTTTCCTTATTGGACTTACAGGagtctttgttgttttgtttag GATATATCCAGTaagctggaggaggaatatACCAGCATCCACTTCCCCAAAGCCCAGACAGATCTGTGCTCCAACGTCAAAACATCTGGACACCTCGAGCCAAAACatgtggaggaagaagatgtgCAGTACTCTGAAGTCAGTTTTCACAGATTCAGCTCTGCCCCGAG GACAACTGGTGCCGCGGACAGTATTGATGCAATCTACAGCACAGTCAAGTAGAaacctttcatttgtgtttttatcttcagatgttgttctgttggtGAAATGA
- the LOC105418385 gene encoding uncharacterized protein isoform X1 produces MGLAAAAFLLLLIAPVLQAQYTRSWGVKYTNGHIFAVKGSTVNISCTYIYPWYHKVTDKFWFLKKRIPNFENLMSIPEYSGRVENICDDKINRCTLIIRNLTESDSTVYMFRFITDQDGKYYGKTGVSLRVSDLQVIGSTQNLSCGTCSLTPQQNCNLFKTEQKILGNIYYAAPEDNILTDDCTCRIEEIGHSGVSVEAATSTSTEICVVKGSTVDISCNCKYPSWLPYGDTFWVIKASDVELSSNSHHSYTCFKEYLYYQSKYNYRLTVRITNVHKNDSAVYKFMIRTNTGGWRLTGETGVRLTVPDPVLQVRVSRQESSNRNELTCQSQCGASLYSYIWYKNDEKVDGATRIHDVSLSINSSARYSCTVIGYESFRSPAVYAPEGPLVSVSPSGEVEEDTTITLNCSSDANPAANYSWYKEGENSSKSSEQNFVITQVTAKDSGRYSCRVWKLLGHSESTVNVTVVPVWPWKLAAIGSGVGIFLIGLTGVFVVLFRKKNTHKKSVETKVDISSKLEEEYTSIHFPKAQTDLCSNVKTSGHLEPKHVEEEDVQYSEVSFHRFSSAPRTTGAADSIDAIYSTVKRWRDSSSITCAHW; encoded by the exons TTCTACAGGCTCAGTATACCAGGAGTTGGGGGGTGAAGTACACCAATGGTCACATCTTTGCTGTCAAAGGATCAACAGTCAACATCAGCTGCACCTATATTTACCCATGGTATCATAAAGTTACAGATAAATTCTGGTTCCTAAAAAAGAGGATTCCTAATTTTGAGAATCTGATGTCAATCCCAGAGTATTCAGGTCGTGTTGAGAATATCTGTGATGACAAGATCAACAGATGTACTCTGATCATCAGAAACTTGACAGAGAGCGACTCAACTGTTTACATGTTCAGATTCATAACTGATCAAGATGGGAAGTATTATGGTAAAACTGGAGTCAGTCTGAGGGTCTCAG atCTTCAGGTGATCGGATCAACTCAGAATCTGAGCTGTGGCACCTGTTCTCTGACACCTCAACAAAACTGTAACTTGTTCAAGACTGAACAAAAGATCCTTGGAAACATTTATTATGCAGCTCCAGAAGACAATATTCTTACAGACGACTGCACCTGTAGGATAGAAGAAATAGGACATTCTG gtgtgaGTGTAGAGGCAGCGACTTCCACTTCTACTGAAATCTGTGTTGTCAAAGGATCAACAGTCGACATCAGCTGCAACTGCAAATATCCAAGCTGGTTACCATACGGTGATACTTTCTGGGTTATAAAAGCTTCTGATGTGGAACTCAGCTCCAACTCACATCATTCATATACGTGCTTTAAAGAGTATTTATATTATCAGTCAAAGTACAACTACAGACTTACTGTGAGGATCACAAATGTGCATAAGAACGACTCAGCTGTCTACAAGTTCATGAtcagaacaaacacaggtgGTTGGAGATTAACTGGTGAAACTGGAGTCAGACTGACTGTACCAG ACCCAGTGCTGCAGGTACGTGTGAGTAGACaagagagcagcaacaggaatgAGCTGACGTGTCAGAGTCAGTGTGGAGCGTCTCTTTATTCTTACATATGGTACAAGAATGATGAGAAAGTTGACGGTGCCACAAGAATTCATGATGTTTCCCTGAGTATAAATTCTTCAGCCAGATATTCCTGCACTGTTATAGGATACGAATCCTTCCGCTCTCCTGCAGTGT ATGCTCCTGAAGGTCCATTAGTGTCAGTGAGTCCCTCTGGTGAGGTTGAGGAGGACACTACAATCACCCTGAACTGTAGCTCTGATGCTAACCCGGCAGCTAATTACAGCTGGTACAAGGAGGGTGAAAACTCATCAAAATCATCAGAGCAGAACTTCGTCATCACTCAGGTCACAGCCAAAGACAGTGGACGTTATTCCTGTCGAGTCTGGAAGCTGTTAGGACACAGTGAGTCTACAGTGAATGTGACTGTTGTCCCAg TTTGGCCATGGAAACTGGCAGCCATCGGATCAGGTGTTGGGATTTTCCTTATTGGACTTACAGGagtctttgttgttttgtttag GAAGAAGAACACACATAAGAAGTCAGTAGAGACAAAAGTG GATATATCCAGTaagctggaggaggaatatACCAGCATCCACTTCCCCAAAGCCCAGACAGATCTGTGCTCCAACGTCAAAACATCTGGACACCTCGAGCCAAAACatgtggaggaagaagatgtgCAGTACTCTGAAGTCAGTTTTCACAGATTCAGCTCTGCCCCGAG GACAACTGGTGCCGCGGACAGTATTGATGCAATCTACAGCACAGTCAA